The window AAGATTGGATCGCCAGTGTGGGGCTATCGTACAAGCTTACCGAAGAGGTGCGTCTGGTCGGTGGCTATTACGAAGGCTTTCGAGCACCGACGATCGACGATTTGACCGCAAACAAGACATTCCTACAGAATGATCAGTCCACACCACTGGTGGGGAATCTGGATGTCCAGCCGGAACATAGTCGGACCTACGAAGTTGGGTTGAAATTCAACTACGACCGGTTGCGTTTGCAAGTCACCGAATTCTGGACAGATTTTGATAGTTTCATCGATCGCGACATCATCGATGGCCAACGATTTTTGACTAATCAAGAGGCCTTCATCAATGGCACCGAACTGACCGGCGAGTACCTACTTCAGCGCAACGTAGCCTTGTATGGAAACTTTTTTTATACGTACGGCAATAATACCACTCGGAAGGATCCGCTGTCGCGGATCCCGCCCACGCAAGGCACACTCGGGCTGCGTATCGACGAGCCTTCCCATGGCGCCTACATCGACGTCTTTACTTGGCTGGTCGATCGCGCCGACCGGTACGCGGAGTCCAACCTAAGTGATGTGAGATTCATTGCGGGTGGCACTCCCGGTTACGGAACACTGAACGTTAGGACTGGTCGCTTCTTCGGCCAGTCGAACCAGCACAGCCTCTCGTTGTCACTCGAAAATATCACAAACAAATATTATCGCGTGCTCGGTAGCGGTGTGGATGGGCCAGGGTTTAACGCTGTCTTCGGGTACCAATATCAGATGTAGTGGAACGCATTTAGAAATCAGCATCCAATACGACCCGATACCTCGCTTTGCCCTCCTCGACATGGGCAAAGGCATCATTGATTTGGCTCATGGGGAAATGTTCCGTTTGCGGCGCAATATCGTGGCGGGCGGCGAAATCGAGCATGTTGGCAATGTCGACCGGCGATCCGGTCGGCGACGCGCTGACGCTGCCCTGCCGCGAGAGTAGCGGGAAGATAGAAATGGGGACGGGCTCAAGCACGGCACCAACAAGATGCATACGGCCTTGAGGGGCAAGTGATGCAATGAGCCCGTCCCAATCCAGTTGCACGTTCACCGTGACAATCAACAGGTCGAATGATTTTTCCAGTGCTGCAATCGCGTCCTTGTCCCGCGTTGCGACAACGTGCTGGGCACCGAATTGGCGCGCCTCGGCGAACTTACTCTCCCGGGACGTAAAAGCGGTCACATCGCATCCGTAGGACGATGCGAACTTGACCGCCAAATGCCCCAGGCCGCCGATCCCGATCACACCCACACGGCTGATCGGGGACGCAAACATGTGCAGCGGATTGAAAACGGTAATCCCTCCGCACAGCAGCGGTCCTGCGTCTGCTGCGTTCAAGTCATCAGGCAAAGGAATCGCCCACGCCCAATGTGCCCGCAGGGAACTGGCAAAACCACCGAAATGTCCCGCGATCGTCGGTTGGACGTCGTTGCACAGATGTTGTTCTCCGGACAAGCAGGGGCGGCAGTGCATGCAGCTCTGGCAGTTCCAACCCACACCGACACGCTGACCGACGCTCACGCCTTTGGCATGGTCGCCGACCGCAGTCACCCGGCCAACCGCTTCGTGCCCGAGGACCGCCGGAAACCCTGACATTCCCCAGTCATTCTTCCACATCGAAAGATCCGAATGGCACACGCCGCAATGCTCGACGGCGATTTCAACCTCTTCTGCACCGAGCGGTTCCCGGTCGAGAGTTTGCTTCGAAAACGCACCACCGGCTTGGTCAGCGACCCACGCTTGATATTCCATTCCTATCTCCATCTTTTTGAATTGGGCAAGTTTCTGAATGCGTGCAGCATCTACGTTGATCGTACACTGTCGGGGCACCGCGCATGTCACTGTACCGGCAAACGCTTGCAGCCGTATGTCGACGACTGCTGCGGACTCGTTCAGCTGGCCACCGAAGCCGCGTGGGACACGATATGCCGGCCCTGACCCGTCGATGTTGTGACTCCCGACCGGCCACGCGTTGGATTATGCTAACGACAGTTGCCGCGAGAGAATTCACTGGCGGAGCTTTTCCTCAGCTCGTTTATGAGTGGATCATGCATCGATTGTTGCTTTTGATTGGGTGTTTGTTTTCTTCCTCCGTCACCGTGATTGCCGAGCAGCCCAATGTGCTGTTGATTTGCGTGGACGACTTGAAGCCGACGCTGGGGTGTTACGGTGATGCGCACGCCGTCACTCCCAACATTGATCGCCTGGCTAGACGGGGGGTGCTGTTTCGCTCCGCGTATTGCAACCAAGCCGTCTGTTCGCCGAGCCGAAATTCGCTCATCACGGGTCTGCGTCCGCAGACGCTCGGGATTTACGATTTGCCTACCAATTTTCGCATCGCAGCACCCCACGTGACGACGCTGCCGCAACACTTCGTCAACCATGGCTACGAGGCTCAGGGACTGGGTAAAATTCTGCATGTCGGTCATGGGAATACCGATGACGCCAAATCGTGGAGTGTTCCGTTTTGGAGACCCAAGGCTCCGAGTTACGTGCTTGAGGAAAGCCTCGCTGGACTGAAAAAAGATAAGTCGGGCAAGGTTCGTGGTCCGGCAACGGAAGCGGCGGCTGTTTCCGACGAGACATACAGCGATGGAAAAATTGCCCGCGAAGCCGTGGCTCGATTGACCGTTGCCAGTCAAACGCCCGCGAAACCATTTTTCATCGCCGTTGGCTTTTTGAAACCGCACTTACCCTTCGTTGCACCGCAGCAGTATTGGGATCTGCACGACCCGCAAACACTACCGATGCCGACCTTGCATCAGCCGCCGAAAGATGCTCCCAGTTACGCCCCGACTTCCTACGGCGAACTTCGTAACTATGCGGACATGTTCGGTCGTGATGCCAATGAGCAAGCGACAACTCGACATTTGATCCATGGATACTATGCAGCGACCAGCTACATGGACGCGCAGGTTGGCAAGGTATTGGATGCCGTCGATGACTTGGGACTGGCAGAGAATACCATCATTGTGTTTTGGGGTGATCATGGTTGGCATTTAGGGGATCACGGGATGTGGTGCAAACATACCAATTACGAGCAGGCCGCTCGCATTCCTGTGATCGTAGTGGCTCCCGGTGCTGTTCAAGCTGCCTCGACGCCGGCAATGATCGAGACGGTAGACATTTTCCCGACGCTGTGCGAACTCGCCGGGATCGACGCTCCTGATGAAGGCGACGGCGTCAGTTTTTCCCAGGTGCTAGACGATCCCGAATCCGATGCTCGCCCCTATGTGACTCATGTTTATCCGCGCGGAAAGAGGCTGGGTCGAGCAATTCGAGATCCGCGATATCGCATGGTGGAGTGGAAAAACTTCTCGGAACCTTCGGCTGCGAGCGAGCAGGCGGAGGTTGAATACGAGCTTTACGACTACGTCGCTGATCCACAGGAAACACAGAACTTGGCCGCTCAGCGTCCCGAGATTCTCGCATCGATGCAAGCAGAACTCGCGAAACAAGCCGTCCCGAAGCCGCAAGTGAAAGCACCCGCCAAGGCGGCTGCGAAGAAGGCTGGCAAGGCAACGGAGAAAGACCGCAAACCCTTCGATCGAGACGCCGCCTTCAAAAAACGAGACAGCAACCACGATGGCTATCTCACTCTGACTGAATTCCTCAGCCCTCAGCCCAATGATGAAGCCGCAGCGAAGAGATTTCCGAAGTTCGATAAAAACGAGGACGGGAAACTCTCAGCAGAAGAATACGTTCGCAACGGTAACGAATAGCCGGGCGATCAGCCGTCGGCTAGGTCTCGTCACCCACCAGGTTTGTAGCGGCATTTCACTCACCGGCCCCGTGACTGTCTAACCAGTCGGCGGCCGGTGTCGACTGCTTGGCATTGGGAACTGGCGAGCCTAATTGCCCCAGCTTCCATCGAAGGTTCGCCTTAGGCATCAGTGACAATACCTTCGTCCAACTCAGGTCGTTGGGGGCGTTGCGGCCGATTCTCGTCACGTTGGTCACCACCACGGCCACCGCCTCCTCCACGCCCACCAAAGCCCGGTCCACCGCCTCTTGGGCCACCACCTCCTGGGCCGCGCATGCTCTGCATACCTTTCTGAAACTCCTCCAGCGACACGGAACCATCTTTGTCTTCGTCCCATTCCTGGGCGCGTGCTTGAAACGGGCCTTCCAATTCCGCGGCCGTCAACTTTCCATCTTGATTGGCATCCATTCGATTGAAGAAGGTTTGCGGATCAAATCCACGTCCGCCACCTCCCTCGCGTCCTCCTCGGTCTCCCCGTCCGCCACCACCTGGACCACCTCCGCCTGGTCCGCCGCGGCGATCGCCGGCTTGCGCATCCTCGCTGGATCGACCCGCAACTTCGGTTTTTGCTGGTTCGGCTGATTCATCAAATGGACCATCGACGATGCAATACAGAGTCTTGTCGGATCGAACGTAAAGCTTACCGTTGCTCAATGCGGGGGTTCCACTGAATGATTCGGCGTCATTGGTGGTCTGATTGACGGCAATCTGTTTCATGTCGTCGTGAACATCGAACACGAACATGTCGCCATTGCCCTTGAGGTAATAGAGCTTGCCATCGGCGATGATAGGTGACGCGTAATCCGAACCACCGCGTCGCCCGCTGCCTCCAGACAATCGAACGCGATCGGATTGCTCGCCCGATTTGGTTGCGGTGCGTGAGAGCACGTCGCTCGCCACAGAATAGATATGCCCTTGGTAGGCCACCGGGGTGGCGAATCGTCCGGCGTCGCGGCCCGTCCATGCGACGTGAGAATCAGAGACATCTCCTTGGCCTCCCGGCCGCACGGCAATCGAACCACTGCCGCGTCCGCCAACGACGACGATCAATCCATCATTCACGATTGCGCTGGTGTTCGCTTGATCGGTTTCCCCCGACTGGCAATACCATCGCAACTTTCCGTTGCTAGGATTCAGTCCCCACACTTCACCTGCCACGCCCACGACGAGCTCTTCAGTGCCATCGCTCGTTTCCGCCAACGCAGGGGTACCCCACAAATTATCGAGGCCCTTGGCCTCCTGCCGCCAGACCTCTTTGCCGGTCGCTTTATCGAGGGCAACGAGTGCTTGGCTTTCTGCCGCCGCAGTTACGATCAGTTTGTCATCGAATAGGATTGGACTCGATGCTGACCCCCAGCGGTGTGAATCGGATTCCATCCCAAGCGATGTCTGCCATAATTTGTTGCCGTCGAAATCAAAAGCCAGTGCACCGGTTTTTCCGAAGAACACGAACACGTGCTCCCCGTCGGATACCGGTGAGCTCGAGGCATAACCGTGCGACGGCACGCCAGCTCCCGTGTAGGGATCTTCCGGTTGAGCTGCGTCAATCGTTTTTTCCCAGATCAATTCACCGGATTGGGCGTC of the Allorhodopirellula heiligendammensis genome contains:
- the ahr gene encoding NADPH-dependent aldehyde reductase Ahr; protein product: MEYQAWVADQAGGAFSKQTLDREPLGAEEVEIAVEHCGVCHSDLSMWKNDWGMSGFPAVLGHEAVGRVTAVGDHAKGVSVGQRVGVGWNCQSCMHCRPCLSGEQHLCNDVQPTIAGHFGGFASSLRAHWAWAIPLPDDLNAADAGPLLCGGITVFNPLHMFASPISRVGVIGIGGLGHLAVKFASSYGCDVTAFTSRESKFAEARQFGAQHVVATRDKDAIAALEKSFDLLIVTVNVQLDWDGLIASLAPQGRMHLVGAVLEPVPISIFPLLSRQGSVSASPTGSPVDIANMLDFAARHDIAPQTEHFPMSQINDAFAHVEEGKARYRVVLDADF
- a CDS encoding outer membrane protein assembly factor BamB family protein; this translates as MKRMHYWSAALLTGLLGASIANAEDWSRFRGPNGSGVVEGSQDAPVRWSPTQNVKWTLTLPGPGVSSPIVVGDRVFVTCYSGYGLDRSNPGDIDDLKRHLLCVDAQSGELIWEKTIDAAQPEDPYTGAGVPSHGYASSSPVSDGEHVFVFFGKTGALAFDFDGNKLWQTSLGMESDSHRWGSASSPILFDDKLIVTAAAESQALVALDKATGKEVWRQEAKGLDNLWGTPALAETSDGTEELVVGVAGEVWGLNPSNGKLRWYCQSGETDQANTSAIVNDGLIVVVGGRGSGSIAVRPGGQGDVSDSHVAWTGRDAGRFATPVAYQGHIYSVASDVLSRTATKSGEQSDRVRLSGGSGRRGGSDYASPIIADGKLYYLKGNGDMFVFDVHDDMKQIAVNQTTNDAESFSGTPALSNGKLYVRSDKTLYCIVDGPFDESAEPAKTEVAGRSSEDAQAGDRRGGPGGGGPGGGGRGDRGGREGGGGRGFDPQTFFNRMDANQDGKLTAAELEGPFQARAQEWDEDKDGSVSLEEFQKGMQSMRGPGGGGPRGGGPGFGGRGGGGGRGGDQRDENRPQRPQRPELDEGIVTDA
- a CDS encoding sulfatase-like hydrolase/transferase — protein: MHRLLLLIGCLFSSSVTVIAEQPNVLLICVDDLKPTLGCYGDAHAVTPNIDRLARRGVLFRSAYCNQAVCSPSRNSLITGLRPQTLGIYDLPTNFRIAAPHVTTLPQHFVNHGYEAQGLGKILHVGHGNTDDAKSWSVPFWRPKAPSYVLEESLAGLKKDKSGKVRGPATEAAAVSDETYSDGKIAREAVARLTVASQTPAKPFFIAVGFLKPHLPFVAPQQYWDLHDPQTLPMPTLHQPPKDAPSYAPTSYGELRNYADMFGRDANEQATTRHLIHGYYAATSYMDAQVGKVLDAVDDLGLAENTIIVFWGDHGWHLGDHGMWCKHTNYEQAARIPVIVVAPGAVQAASTPAMIETVDIFPTLCELAGIDAPDEGDGVSFSQVLDDPESDARPYVTHVYPRGKRLGRAIRDPRYRMVEWKNFSEPSAASEQAEVEYELYDYVADPQETQNLAAQRPEILASMQAELAKQAVPKPQVKAPAKAAAKKAGKATEKDRKPFDRDAAFKKRDSNHDGYLTLTEFLSPQPNDEAAAKRFPKFDKNEDGKLSAEEYVRNGNE